In Paenibacillus protaetiae, the genomic stretch TGAACGGCCGGATTAAAGAACACGGCGTGGAGCATCAATTTTTAACCGCGATATATGGCGAGCTGGAAGCGAAAATGGATAAAATTTTAACCGTCTCCGAATCGTTCCGGAGTTACGTCGCGCCTTATATTAACGAGCCGGATAAAATCAAAGTGATCCCTAACGGATTTGATGAGAAGCGGTTTAAGCCAAGTCCGCATGAGAATGCTGTTACGCAGTTTATTACGGTGTGCCGGCTCGTTCCCGCAAAAGGGATTGATGTTTTGCTGAAAGCTTGCGCGGAGCTGAAGCGCAAAGGTCATCCGTTTGTCCTCCATATTATCGGCGACGGGCCGATCCGTCCGGAACTTGAAAAAATGGCGGTTGAACTCGATCTGTACGACGATATTATTTTTTACGGCTATATGCTTCATCCGGAGGAATTTATGCCGTTTTTCGACGTGTTTGTGCTGCCTTCTCGTGCGGAAGCATTTGGTTCGGTGTTTGCGGAAGCGGCGCTTTGTTTTCTCGCGCTGATCGGCACCAACGTCGGCGGTATTGCGGAGCAAATCGAAGACAGCGTAAACGGCTTGCTTGTGCCGCCGGAAGATCCGGAAGCGCTGGCCGATGCTATGGAGAAAATGGTAGTGGATCCTTCATTCCGCTACGAACTGGCGCGCTCCGGATGGGACCGGGCCAAAAAAGCCTACTCGCTTACAAGAGTCATTTCACAGCTGAAGAAGGTTTACTTGTCATTGAACCAAGCGGAGATTTCTGCTGCGGAAGATCCGGAAACCTGATTAACATGAAGCATAAAGCATAAAAACGTCTGCTAGCCTCCGCTGTTGACTCGGAGCGCTTGCAGACGTTTTTTTTTAGTTGTGTGCGGCAGCTGCATTTATCTCTTATAGGTTAAACGCGTCTTGCCATTCGTTTGCGGATCATTAGGTACAGCCAGCCCATGCTGATAAAGCCGAATACAGGGTAAAGCGTCGAGAGAAGCGGGCCGAAGCCAATTTGGCTGGCCAAATAACAGATCATCAGAATGCTGAATGTAATCAGGCTGCGCGAGCCTCCCGTCCGCTGCTGCAGCTGAAGGGCAAGGCCGTATATATCTGCAATTAGCGTTGTGAAAATTTCGGCGAAAATAAGAAACGTATATACAAGCTGCACACCGTAGCCAAGCTGTTTGGCAATGCCGCCCATGGGGATTTCGTATTGCGTGACGCCGGGCATATGCGCCGATAAAGCAATGTGGCCTGCCAGCAGCAGAAACCCGATGCCCGCTCCTCCGACCCAGGAGCCGATTATGATCGCCTTGCGGTCGTTTACTTCTGCGCCAAGCGGGACGAGCACCGCCTGCGACATGGACAAGTTAAACGCGGTGTATAAGAAAGGAGCGGCAAGCGCGGACCAGAACGGCTGGTCGGTCGGCAGCGTCAGGAACCGGTCCGATTCCGGCATATGAAACGTATTTGTCATGACAAGAAAGGTGAACAGCAGCATAAGCGGGACAATAACCGCATTAACGGCCAATATGGCCTTCATCCCTTTACGCAGCAGGAAGAAGCAGCCGACCATCGTAATAAGCAGCCCGGATTGGTAAGATATATTCCAGTTTTCATAAAAAATTGTACCGGCTCCGGCCAGCATAACAGCAGTTACGCCAAGCAAAATAAAGAGCATAAAGTGACTGATCCATCGTCCGTAACGTTCGCCAAACAGCACTTTGTTCAAATCCTCATATGATTTGGCTTTAATTTCACTGGAGAGCAGCATCATCTTCATGCCCAGCCAAACAAACATCACGGTGGCGACTGCAATCATCGCCGTCCCCCAGTAGCCAAACCGGGTAAAAAACTGAATAATTTCCTGGCCCGTAGCAAAACCGGCGCCAACCACCGTACCAATATAGGTGGCTGCAATTTGAAGCACCTTACCTGTTCGTCCCAGCATAGCGAGCCCGTCCTTCCTTCAAGCTTTCATTTAAGCATATGAAAGCAGTTGGACGGGCATGACAGGTTGTTGAAGCAGGAACATGCCATTAATCGGAAAGCAGTTTCAACGAGACGACGGCGCCGGCTTCCGGATCCAGATCAAGCAGCAGACTTGCGCCTTTAGCTTCGTAGGTTAAACGGTAAGCAGTCTGGGAAGAAGGCTTGCCCAGCGTTTGAATGGCGGCTTCCGGCGTTGAACCGATTTGAAGTTCGCCGATGCCGCTCGGAATGAGGCTGCTATGAATTTCAATAAATTGAACGTGCTGCTCGCTGCTGACGCCAACAGAATATCCCTCATATTCGTAAACGGTAACCGTTTTGTCGCCGTCCGGGAGGTCGTAGCTGTCCGAAGGGTTCCCGAAACGCTCCTTCAAGCTGCCGAAGAATTCCCCGATGGCTATATTCATAAGGGCGGGCTTGTCCTTATTCCAAGCAGAGGCGTCGCTTGCACCGGGATGAAGCTGTTCAGCGGCAGCGCCGCTGACGGGTTCCTGCTCGCCGCTTTTGGGCGTCTGGCCCGGACCTGTTGCATGGACGCCCTTCTCCTCGTTGTGAACATTGGCCAAATACGATTTTTGCGGGCTGTCGGTCACCGGGTATACCTCATGATCGCCTATCATAACGGAGCTTTCAGGAAGATAGCGCGGACTGCTCTGACAGCCGGCTGCCGCCAGCAGCAGGACCGCAGAAGAACCTATGAGCAGATGCTGCAAGGCGATACGTTTCATCTCTTCCTGCCTCCTTAATCATCAGTTAATGCCGTTTCTCATTAAACGTCCAAAGATGGAAAAAGTTTCTTTTTTTGAAGCGATTTGAAAAGGTTAAGCTGCTGTAAAGCGGGTTCTATGATTCCGGTTGCTTATATCGCACGAATTGTGGTACGTTATCGAAAAGGAATTTGTAGTCGAAGGGAATTGGATAACGATGGACATTTTAAAACAAAAAATTATCGAACATGGCGATGTATTGTCAAACGACGTATTGCGTCTGGATGCTTTAATCAACCATCAGGTTGATCCAAAGCTGGTGATGGAGATGGGCAAGGAGTTTGCGCGCATATTTGCCGGAGAACAGATTACAAAAGTTATTACGATTGAATCGTCCGGTATCCCTGCTGCTTTCGCAACGGCTTTGCAGCTGGAGGTGCCGATGGTGTTCGCCCGCCGCAAAAAAACGCTCATTGCCGATCCGGATGCTTATTGCGAGCGTGTGCCTTCCTTCACGAAAGGCATCGTAACCGATATTATGGTGTCCAAAGAGTATCTGTCCCCGAATGACCGGCTGTTATTTATTGATGACATTATTGCCAATGGAGATGCTGCGCGGGGGCTGGTGAAAATTATCGAGCGTTCGGGCGCGCATCTGGTCGGGCTTGGCGTTGTGGTAGAGAAAACATTCCAATCCGGAGGGAAATCGCTGCGTGAGCAAGGCGTTCGGCTGGAGCCGCTCGTTCGGATTTCTTCCTTGAGCAACGGCGAAATTACATTTGAGTAACAAGTACCAATTAGAAATTCCTTTTCCCGTATGCCGTTTTCGCTTATAATGTAGAAGTGACGAGGGGAGGCAGAAAAAATGATGGAGAACATGTCAAACGATTTTATGAATACGAAACTGTCCGACGCCAAAGTTCACTTTGAACGCGCGCTCGACTGTAAGCATACGGAATTTGACGATCTGTATCCGTACATGATTGAACATCCGCAATTTTTCTGGTATAAACGTTATGTGGCCTGGTCGGAGCTTCTTACGATTGTGAAGCTATGCAATGAATTGGATATGGAATGGCGTTCCGAATTTACCGAACGTCAGGCGGAATACATTGACAAACGCGTTATGTCATCGCGCGTGCTGGATGAATGGTACGAAACCGAAACCAACGATTCCAAAGAACATGTTGGTTAACTCGCATTCTATATAAGACCCCGTTTAGCCGCCCTGGCTAAAGCAGGGGTTTTTCTTTTACATAACCCGCTTCAATATGCATTGGGGCTAAGCCTAAGGAGGAATCGCAATGATTACAGAGGAAGAGCTGGACGGCTATCGTCAAAGCGGCGAAACGGTCCGTGTTATCCGTGATGAGATGGAAGTCAATGATGTATACGGCATTATCGTGGCTTGGGATGAGGAGTCCGTTGTCATCCGGAAGCCAAGCCGGCGTGTCGTCAAGCTGAGCAGGGGCTACCGCTACGTTCCGGCCGGTCAATAAACCAAGCAGCCAATAGCGGAAGCTCCGGGTTTTGTTCCGACAAACGACCTGTGCGCTTCCGCTTGCCGCTTCTCTATCGCAAAGCCCAAAAAGAGCCGCCCTCTAAGCAGCTGAAAACCTGCGTTGAGGACGGCTCTTTTGGTTTAGGATGCGGTCGAGAGGACTCGAACCTCCACGGGGGGTTAGCCCACACGGACCTGAACCGTGCGCGTCTGCCAATTCCGCCACGACCGCATAAACAATAAACTGACATTTATTAATATAGCACCGGGGTGGACAAGCAGTCAAGCTTTCATTTTGCGACTTGCTGCGAGCGCTCAAGAAAATAATGGCATAATTTTAGGCGGATGCACAAACACTGTAAAGGCGGCTTTGCCGCGATACGGAAAGAGGAAGGTGCCATATATGAAGCAGGGTACATTACGCCATAAAGGGCAGAAGCGAGAAGGGTTCAAGCAAGCGGCTCGCCTGATCGCGGCTGCGGCGGCTGTGTTGATGCTGGGCTGCGGCGGACAAGCCTATGCAGCACAACCAAACGAACCGCAGGCCAAACGGCAGGTGGCGATCGTAATCGATGACTTCGGCAACCGGATGGACGGAACGGAAGAAATGCTGAAGCTCCCGGTCAAAATTACGGCGGCCATTATGCCTTTTATGCCCACGACGAAAGAGGATGCGGAGCTGGCCTACCGGCTTGGCCACGATGTCATTGTTCATATGCCGATGGAGCCTAACAAAGGGCTTAAATCCTGGCTTGGCCCCGGTGCGATTACAGCCGATCTGAGCGATGCCGAAATTCGCAGCCGGGTGGAAAATGCGATCGATAACGTGCCGCATGCGATTGGGATGAACAACCACATGGGCTCCAAAATCACCGCCGATGAGCGGATTATGCGCATCATACTGACCGTATGCAAGGAAAGAGGGCTGTATTTTTTGGACAGCCGCACCACTTGGAAAACGGTCATTCCGAAAGTAGCCGGGGAGATAGGCGTACCGCTCGTATCCAATGAGCTGTTTCTGGATGATATTTATTCGGAGCAGCATATTTTTAAACAAGTCGGCCTGCTGAAGAAACATCTGGAATCCCATTCCAGCTGCATTATAATCGGGCATGTCGGCGTTCCCGGCAAAAAAACAGCCGGGGTACTGAAACAGTCGATCCCCGGCATGATGAATTATGTTAACTTTGTCAAAGCATCCAGCATGCTGCCGGCTTCACCGGGTCAGCCATTTGTATTGCCGGATGCCTGAAGCAATGGCAGCGGCAATACGATTCTGCTGAAGCGGATCGGTCAGCATATGGCGATCCGCTTCATTGCTGAGAAAACCCATTTCCACAATAACGGCTGGCTGCTGAACGCGCCGCAGCAGGTAGAAAGGTTTGCCCTCCCGCGGCAGTGTGCGGGATTGCTGCTGGCGGTTCAGCGCATCCTGAATGCAAAATGCGAGCAGGGCGCTTTCGCCGCTGCTTTGGTGCAAGACCAGCGGCCCGCGTTCCGAGCGGTCTTTAGTCCAGTTCACATGAAGGCTGACGAGCAGCTCGGTCGGAATTTCCTCCGTCAGCTGACGCCGCTGGGACAGATCTTTACGGTGACGCGATGAAGAGGCATGCCAGCGGTTATCGTCGCTTAACGCATAATCGCCCGTCCGGTTCAGGACGGTAATGATACCTTGGCTGCGTAATAACAGATACAGTTTTTTGGCAATGACGAGGTTTATGTCTTTTTCTAAAATCGTGCCTGTTAATGTTCCGCTGTCAATTCCTCCATGGCCGGCGTCAATAAGCACAACCGCAGAAGGCAAATGAAGCTGCAGTCTTTCTCTGCTGTCAGCTCCATTATTGTGTCCGCTTCCCTGCACCTCGCTGCTGCCCGCTGTTCCGCTTTCCGGAGTAGCGGCTGCAGCCTTGCTTGGCGCGGTGCCAAAGGTAAACAGCAGGCATAACGCCATCAAGGCGTTTGCCATTGGTTGATATCGCATTTTGGTTCCTCCGCCATGATGAAGTCAATGGTTGTAGCGTGGCTTTTCGGAGGCAAACTCATACATGTTTACGGCAAGCGGCTTCGGGGAATGCTCTAAATAAACAAAAAGCTGCCGTCAGAGATTCCGCGCCTCGAGCGCGGGCGCCTCTGCCGGCAGAGAAAAAAGGCGGTGAAAATAATGGCAGGCGAAAACGAATATATCAAATATTTGACCCAACGGTTCGTCACCTATATGGACACGCCGCGCGTGGAGCGCAAGCAAACGAAAGTGCAGGAGAAAGCCGAACGCGAGCATTGGGTGACAAGATGGTTTGGCGTCGGGGCATACGGCGTCGTGTTATGGTGGAGAAGGCAAGTTCACCGTCAAAGGTAGAAGCCGCCTAGTTCATGGAGCAGCTGAAGCGGAATATAACGCTTGCTGCCGTCTGCTTCCGCTGCTTCAAGAGCGGCATACACCGTTTGATTGGCCCACTGCTGATATCCTGTAACCGCCCACACATAGCGGTATGCCTGATCGAAGCTTTCGGATGTATAAATAAGCTGTTTATGCTCCTTTAACAACATCTTCAGCTTGTCTTCCCCGGTATCGGGCAATGGTTGGCCGAGCAGCCAGGGCAGTGTGTAATAAGGGTTAAAAGAAGAATTCGCCGCTGAATCGGTTATATCGGCCAGCCCGATAGCCGGGAGTTGAAATAACAATTCGCTCCAGCGCTGCTGTTCTTCGCTTTGTGCTGCCGCCCAGGTTTGGCTGTCTACCGGCAGCCCTTCTCCGCTAAAAGCATCCGCATATTTCCCGTCCAGCTTCCAAGCCGCCATTAAAGGATGAACATAGATTTGATCCTGAACAGCCGCAGATGAAGGAATAAGTTCAAGGCGCTTTAGCGCCAGCTCAAGCATTGAAGCATCAAATGGGGGACGGCCAAGCCCATATTCGCCTAATTGGTATTGCTGTACATTATTGTTGGCAACCGCATTGACGACCAGGTAACCGACGCTGCCGTTGTCCTTCCGGACAATAACCAGCCAGCCATGCGTGCCTGGCCCGAGCGGATTAATGGAATAAGACGCGTTCTTCCAGCTTGCAAATTCAGGCTGCTTGGCGATGGCGGCGATCCATTCTTTGGCCGATTGCTCCACCTCGGTAGGGATGCTGCCTGTATTGTCCGGCGCGGCGTAAGTTGTCCAATTGAAGGGAGCGCTTACCGTTCCGAGCAGCAGCAACAACA encodes the following:
- a CDS encoding xanthine phosphoribosyltransferase, whose product is MDILKQKIIEHGDVLSNDVLRLDALINHQVDPKLVMEMGKEFARIFAGEQITKVITIESSGIPAAFATALQLEVPMVFARRKKTLIADPDAYCERVPSFTKGIVTDIMVSKEYLSPNDRLLFIDDIIANGDAARGLVKIIERSGAHLVGLGVVVEKTFQSGGKSLREQGVRLEPLVRISSLSNGEITFE
- a CDS encoding YkvI family membrane protein, with translation MLGRTGKVLQIAATYIGTVVGAGFATGQEIIQFFTRFGYWGTAMIAVATVMFVWLGMKMMLLSSEIKAKSYEDLNKVLFGERYGRWISHFMLFILLGVTAVMLAGAGTIFYENWNISYQSGLLITMVGCFFLLRKGMKAILAVNAVIVPLMLLFTFLVMTNTFHMPESDRFLTLPTDQPFWSALAAPFLYTAFNLSMSQAVLVPLGAEVNDRKAIIIGSWVGGAGIGFLLLAGHIALSAHMPGVTQYEIPMGGIAKQLGYGVQLVYTFLIFAEIFTTLIADIYGLALQLQQRTGGSRSLITFSILMICYLASQIGFGPLLSTLYPVFGFISMGWLYLMIRKRMARRV
- a CDS encoding divergent polysaccharide deacetylase family protein — its product is MLGCGGQAYAAQPNEPQAKRQVAIVIDDFGNRMDGTEEMLKLPVKITAAIMPFMPTTKEDAELAYRLGHDVIVHMPMEPNKGLKSWLGPGAITADLSDAEIRSRVENAIDNVPHAIGMNNHMGSKITADERIMRIILTVCKERGLYFLDSRTTWKTVIPKVAGEIGVPLVSNELFLDDIYSEQHIFKQVGLLKKHLESHSSCIIIGHVGVPGKKTAGVLKQSIPGMMNYVNFVKASSMLPASPGQPFVLPDA
- a CDS encoding YqzE family protein produces the protein MAGENEYIKYLTQRFVTYMDTPRVERKQTKVQEKAEREHWVTRWFGVGAYGVVLWWRRQVHRQR
- a CDS encoding glycosyltransferase family 4 protein, which encodes MNILQALFFPPEQPGGVSSMVPYIQERFNKLGWEMELFSLPKRVRGKGQEEVKFETFDHTPFIGSSPIIDKYLQTYRDYVWWTKLRLKKSYDIIHAHHPIAALVMKQLYPDTPVMMTIHSSFERELILNGRIKEHGVEHQFLTAIYGELEAKMDKILTVSESFRSYVAPYINEPDKIKVIPNGFDEKRFKPSPHENAVTQFITVCRLVPAKGIDVLLKACAELKRKGHPFVLHIIGDGPIRPELEKMAVELDLYDDIIFYGYMLHPEEFMPFFDVFVLPSRAEAFGSVFAEAALCFLALIGTNVGGIAEQIEDSVNGLLVPPEDPEALADAMEKMVVDPSFRYELARSGWDRAKKAYSLTRVISQLKKVYLSLNQAEISAAEDPET
- a CDS encoding N-acetylmuramoyl-L-alanine amidase family protein, which codes for MRYQPMANALMALCLLFTFGTAPSKAAAATPESGTAGSSEVQGSGHNNGADSRERLQLHLPSAVVLIDAGHGGIDSGTLTGTILEKDINLVIAKKLYLLLRSQGIITVLNRTGDYALSDDNRWHASSSRHRKDLSQRRQLTEEIPTELLVSLHVNWTKDRSERGPLVLHQSSGESALLAFCIQDALNRQQQSRTLPREGKPFYLLRRVQQPAVIVEMGFLSNEADRHMLTDPLQQNRIAAAIASGIRQYKWLTR